In the Clostridia bacterium genome, one interval contains:
- a CDS encoding ribosomal L7Ae/L30e/S12e/Gadd45 family protein yields MSDKLIGFISIGMKAGAYTLGSDMTERAARAGKVHLILLSCDASANTKKLVYNVAKTKNIEVIEHYDMDTLGGACGKPQLSVIGVKNKGIARQIILLYAKTVKGGTLDDRSEIPSS; encoded by the coding sequence ATGAGCGATAAACTGATTGGATTTATATCGATCGGCATGAAAGCGGGCGCATATACGTTGGGCAGCGATATGACGGAGCGCGCCGCGCGCGCGGGAAAGGTGCACCTCATTCTTTTATCCTGCGACGCATCGGCAAATACAAAAAAGCTTGTTTACAATGTTGCAAAGACAAAAAATATAGAAGTGATAGAGCATTACGACATGGATACGTTGGGCGGCGCCTGCGGAAAGCCGCAGCTTTCCGTGATCGGAGTAAAAAACAAGGGGATAGCCCGACAGATCATTTTATTGTACGCAAAAACTGTTAAAGGGGGGACGCTTGATGACAGATCAGAAATACCGAGTTCATGA
- a CDS encoding AbrB/MazE/SpoVT family DNA-binding domain-containing protein: MKATGIVRRIDDLGRIVIPKEIRRTLRIREGDPLEIFTEKDGEVIFKKYSPIGELAPYALEYAETLARFLNCACAVCDRDNIVAAAGPAKRDIIDRRVSGALEEFMSQNRTYRRERTDERLPVCDASDKYCVAAAAPICTMGDVIGAVLMIASDDKETPDDTDHKVICAAAGFISRHMES, translated from the coding sequence ATGAAGGCAACGGGTATCGTAAGACGGATAGACGACTTAGGCCGCATCGTTATACCAAAGGAGATAAGGCGCACGCTTCGCATACGCGAGGGCGATCCGCTTGAAATATTCACCGAAAAGGACGGCGAAGTAATATTTAAAAAATACTCGCCGATAGGCGAGCTTGCGCCGTATGCGCTTGAATACGCCGAAACGCTTGCAAGGTTTCTTAACTGCGCATGCGCCGTGTGCGACCGCGACAACATCGTGGCGGCGGCGGGTCCGGCGAAGCGGGATATTATAGACCGCCGCGTCTCCGGCGCGCTTGAGGAGTTTATGAGCCAGAACAGAACGTACAGGCGGGAGCGCACGGATGAGAGACTGCCGGTATGCGACGCGTCGGATAAATACTGCGTCGCCGCAGCCGCGCCCATATGCACCATGGGCGACGTGATAGGCGCAGTCCTTATGATCGCGTCGGACGACAAGGAAACGCCCGACGATACGGATCACAAGGTGATCTGCGCGGCTGCGGGCTTTATTTCGAGGCATATGGAGAGTTAG
- a CDS encoding YlxR family protein, protein MKTKKIPLRMCLGCGEMKPKRELIRVVKNKDGELFLDLTGKQNGRGAYICKNAECFAKAKKARRFEHKLEAAIPEEVYERLQRELSQE, encoded by the coding sequence ATGAAGACGAAAAAAATCCCGCTTCGCATGTGTCTCGGCTGCGGCGAAATGAAGCCGAAGCGCGAGCTTATCCGCGTCGTTAAGAATAAGGACGGCGAGCTGTTTTTGGACCTCACCGGCAAACAGAACGGACGCGGCGCCTATATATGTAAGAACGCCGAATGTTTTGCAAAAGCAAAAAAGGCGCGCCGCTTTGAGCATAAGCTCGAAGCCGCAATACCCGAAGAGGTATACGAGCGCTTGCAGCGCGAGCTTTCGCAGGAATAA
- a CDS encoding ribosome maturation factor RimP, whose translation MAKTVEAWASPIAESLGLYVWDAEFKKEGADWFLRVYIDSNERGISTDDCEAVSRALEEILDREDPIEQAYFLEISSPGIERVLSRPGHFMKYIGHDVSVKLYSPINGRKAFTGTLLSYDDGTVTVRAGDEEISFDVSKAAQIKLDIIF comes from the coding sequence ATAGCAAAAACAGTTGAAGCGTGGGCTTCGCCTATTGCAGAGTCTTTGGGGCTTTATGTGTGGGATGCGGAGTTTAAAAAGGAAGGCGCGGATTGGTTTTTGCGCGTATATATCGATTCAAACGAGCGAGGCATATCTACGGACGACTGTGAGGCCGTGAGCCGTGCGCTTGAAGAGATACTTGACCGCGAGGACCCGATAGAACAGGCGTATTTCCTTGAAATATCCTCTCCCGGTATAGAGCGTGTGCTTTCGCGTCCCGGGCATTTTATGAAATATATCGGACACGACGTAAGCGTAAAGCTTTATTCCCCGATAAACGGCCGAAAGGCGTTTACGGGCACGCTCCTTTCGTATGACGACGGCACGGTCACGGTCCGTGCAGGCGACGAGGAGATAAGCTTTGACGTTTCAAAGGCGGCCCAGATAAAGCTTGACATAATATTCTAA
- the nusA gene encoding transcription termination/antitermination protein NusA — MNSEFFDALDMLEKEKGIKKSYMLEKVHAALTSAFKRDFGSDNVVIVLDDEKKEVKMYASKEVVEEVENPSTQISVEDAQLIAKKYGVGDTVQIEIKPKNFGRIATGAAKQVIIQGIREAERSMVYDQFANNEHQVLTAVVNKIDPKNGNATIELKKTETLLLKSEQIPGEVLRENQRIKVYVIEVKRAAKGPVVAVSRTHPGLVKHLFELEVPEIYDGTVEIKSVSREAGSRTKIAVLSHDENVDPIGTCVGPKGTRVANIVDELGGEKIDIIKYSDNTDEYIASALAPAKVLSVGVDAEAKSCQVIVPDDQLSLAIGKEGQNARLAAKLTGWKIDIKPLSAIREKYKDELNF; from the coding sequence ATGAACAGCGAGTTTTTTGACGCCTTAGACATGCTTGAAAAAGAAAAAGGCATAAAAAAATCTTATATGCTTGAAAAGGTACATGCCGCGCTTACGAGCGCATTTAAAAGAGACTTCGGCTCGGATAACGTAGTAATAGTTTTGGACGATGAGAAAAAGGAAGTCAAAATGTACGCCTCTAAGGAGGTAGTGGAGGAAGTGGAAAACCCGTCCACACAGATAAGCGTGGAGGATGCGCAGCTCATCGCCAAAAAATACGGCGTGGGCGACACGGTGCAGATAGAGATAAAACCGAAGAATTTCGGCCGCATCGCCACCGGCGCGGCAAAGCAGGTAATAATTCAGGGCATACGCGAGGCGGAGAGAAGCATGGTGTACGACCAGTTCGCGAACAACGAGCATCAGGTGCTTACCGCCGTAGTAAATAAGATAGATCCGAAAAACGGCAACGCCACCATAGAGCTTAAAAAGACGGAAACGCTTCTTTTAAAGTCGGAGCAGATACCGGGAGAGGTATTGCGGGAAAATCAGCGCATAAAGGTATATGTGATAGAAGTTAAGCGCGCAGCAAAGGGCCCCGTCGTTGCAGTTTCGCGCACGCATCCCGGCCTTGTAAAGCATCTTTTCGAGCTTGAGGTGCCCGAGATATACGACGGTACCGTGGAGATAAAGAGCGTTTCGCGCGAGGCGGGCAGCCGCACTAAGATAGCCGTGCTTTCGCACGATGAAAACGTGGACCCGATAGGCACCTGCGTGGGACCGAAGGGAACGAGAGTGGCGAATATAGTTGACGAACTGGGCGGCGAAAAAATAGATATAATAAAGTATTCCGACAATACAGACGAGTATATTGCAAGCGCGCTTGCTCCGGCGAAGGTGCTCTCCGTAGGCGTGGACGCCGAAGCGAAAAGCTGTCAGGTAATAGTACCGGACGACCAGCTGAGCCTTGCAATAGGCAAGGAGGGACAGAACGCCCGCCTTGCGGCTAAGCTTACCGGATGGAAGATAGATATAAAACCTTTGAGCGCTATAAGAGAAAAGTATAAAGATGAGCTTAACTTTTAA
- a CDS encoding leucine-rich repeat domain-containing protein — protein sequence MKKLIKLLGAVCFIAALSAAITASASAADLIDSGFCSWDYETGEWTTDVSWSLSYDGVLTISGSGDVRGYMDPGTWPWDAYHKDIRSVVIKQGVKSIGVIFMEPEGEDYYTGLTSVSLPASLDYDIADEASAGFRPFRGCPNLKEISINPMNRDFASVDGVVYDKGKTSLYLCPAGKESVSIPATVKSIHFYAFEGNDHLTSLTIPDSVETIYGRAFKDCTALESIKIGKGLKTFYNSPFENMPSLKSIAVDEGNTKFSSLDNVIYNKDKTAVIYCPETITTLRLPATLTQEPSIDNTNIERFEIDEANETFSVADGIVYSKDMKKIVRCPVKRKGEVAIPKGVTEIGESCFSECGEITAVLIPDSVNEIGYSAFENMSALESIVIPDGITKIGGWFGRCTSLKTITVPASVSQFGYAAFMWCDSLTDVYFLGDAEAWEALTEDLSPSADANLLNARVHFAADEIRDTPVGNIKLEKTDAGSCVTLTVDFYNGSAAAKACVALYDESGRMTDAALVTLPQNGAVTKTVKSASDVREAKVFVLDGAFLPLYEHSEAALTD from the coding sequence ATGAAAAAGCTGATAAAATTATTGGGCGCCGTCTGTTTTATTGCCGCGCTGAGTGCGGCGATCACGGCGTCGGCATCTGCCGCGGACTTGATCGACAGCGGCTTTTGCAGCTGGGATTACGAAACCGGAGAGTGGACGACGGACGTTTCATGGTCGCTGTCTTATGACGGCGTGCTGACAATAAGCGGCTCGGGCGATGTGCGCGGTTATATGGATCCGGGCACATGGCCGTGGGACGCATACCATAAGGATATAAGATCGGTAGTAATAAAGCAGGGCGTAAAGAGCATAGGAGTTATATTTATGGAGCCGGAGGGAGAAGATTATTACACGGGCCTTACGTCGGTCTCGCTCCCCGCGTCGCTTGACTACGATATAGCGGATGAGGCAAGCGCCGGCTTTCGCCCGTTTCGGGGCTGCCCCAATCTGAAAGAGATAAGCATAAATCCCATGAACAGAGACTTCGCCTCTGTGGACGGCGTTGTATACGACAAGGGAAAAACCTCGCTCTATCTGTGCCCGGCGGGAAAGGAGAGCGTAAGTATTCCCGCAACGGTTAAGTCCATTCATTTTTATGCGTTTGAGGGCAACGATCACCTTACCAGCCTAACCATACCCGACAGTGTGGAGACCATATACGGCCGGGCGTTCAAGGACTGCACCGCCCTTGAGAGCATAAAGATAGGAAAAGGACTTAAAACGTTCTACAATTCGCCTTTTGAGAATATGCCGAGTCTTAAAAGCATCGCAGTTGATGAGGGGAACACGAAGTTTTCCTCGCTCGACAACGTGATATACAATAAGGACAAAACGGCTGTTATATATTGCCCCGAGACAATAACGACCCTCAGACTGCCCGCGACGCTCACACAGGAGCCGTCGATCGATAATACGAATATAGAACGCTTTGAGATAGACGAGGCAAACGAGACGTTTTCTGTCGCCGACGGCATCGTTTACAGCAAGGACATGAAAAAGATAGTGCGCTGTCCCGTTAAAAGAAAGGGCGAGGTCGCGATACCTAAGGGGGTAACGGAGATAGGCGAGAGCTGCTTTTCGGAGTGCGGCGAGATTACTGCCGTTCTGATCCCGGACAGCGTAAATGAGATAGGCTATTCGGCCTTTGAGAACATGAGCGCGCTTGAGAGCATAGTGATACCCGACGGGATAACGAAGATAGGCGGCTGGTTCGGAAGATGCACAAGCCTTAAGACGATAACCGTTCCGGCAAGCGTTTCGCAGTTCGGGTATGCCGCGTTCATGTGGTGCGACAGCCTGACGGACGTTTATTTTTTGGGAGACGCCGAGGCGTGGGAGGCGCTTACGGAGGATCTTAGCCCGAGCGCAGACGCGAATCTTTTGAACGCCCGCGTTCACTTTGCGGCGGACGAGATAAGGGATACGCCCGTAGGAAATATAAAGCTTGAAAAAACAGACGCCGGAAGCTGCGTGACCCTGACCGTTGATTTCTATAACGGAAGCGCCGCGGCCAAGGCCTGCGTAGCCCTATATGACGAAAGCGGCCGCATGACGGATGCGGCGCTCGTGACGCTGCCGCAAAACGGCGCCGTGACAAAGACCGTAAAAAGCGCGTCGGACGTGCGCGAGGCGAAGGTGTTCGTTCTGGACGGCGCGTTTCTGCCGCTTTATGAACATTCCGAAGCCGCCCTGACCGACTGA